The following are from one region of the Alkalimarinus sediminis genome:
- a CDS encoding DHH family phosphoesterase, which yields MVTQIAPLVIYHGTGCLDGFGSAYAAYCFFKKEQGVDAEYLAVAHGDVLNLEVGGRDIYIVDFSFKRDVLSGLCDKANKVVVLDHHESAQKELEGLDDLYSNLTVVFDMARSGAVITWEYFHQVPVPPLLANIQDRDLWQFRIPDSKHVNAALMSYPYEFELWDQFANCNDHLKTLIIEGRAINRFRDKMIETYKKKVIFGKIAGFTVPIVSCPNVITSELLSELAIGHPFAASYSDKGDKRGWSLRSTKEGENVASIAATFGGGGHPNAAGFGVSITGQTFEVLPE from the coding sequence ATGGTAACTCAGATTGCTCCTCTCGTTATTTATCATGGAACCGGATGTTTAGATGGTTTTGGCAGTGCCTACGCTGCGTATTGCTTTTTTAAAAAGGAGCAAGGGGTTGATGCTGAGTATCTGGCCGTAGCGCATGGTGATGTGTTAAATCTAGAGGTAGGTGGTCGAGATATTTATATTGTTGACTTTTCCTTCAAGCGAGACGTGCTAAGCGGGCTTTGTGATAAAGCCAACAAAGTTGTGGTTCTTGATCATCATGAAAGTGCACAAAAGGAGTTAGAAGGCCTTGATGATCTCTATAGTAATCTGACCGTTGTGTTTGATATGGCGCGTTCAGGTGCTGTCATTACCTGGGAGTATTTTCATCAAGTGCCGGTTCCCCCTTTATTAGCAAACATCCAAGATCGAGATTTGTGGCAGTTTCGAATTCCTGACAGTAAGCATGTAAATGCTGCTTTGATGTCGTATCCCTATGAATTTGAATTATGGGATCAATTTGCAAATTGTAATGATCATTTAAAAACATTGATTATAGAAGGTAGGGCGATTAACAGGTTTAGAGACAAGATGATTGAAACCTATAAGAAGAAGGTTATATTCGGAAAAATAGCCGGCTTTACCGTTCCTATCGTGAGTTGCCCCAATGTCATCACCAGTGAATTATTAAGTGAGTTAGCTATCGGGCATCCATTTGCTGCGAGTTACAGTGATAAAGGGGATAAAAGAGGCTGGTCGCTAAGGTCAACTAAAGAAGGTGAGAATGTTGCGTCTATTGCTGCTACATTCGGAGGTGGAGGTCATCCGAATGCAGCAGGATTTGGTGTTTCAATTACAGGGCAAACGTTTGAGGTTCTACCTGAGTAA
- a CDS encoding histone H1-like repetitive region-containing protein produces MAKNDKLGIDKIINRINEEFEKSSSQFDKLVTEAQKQFDTLQNQIQDPIKKLMDEMEKVRERELKRFQTEFDRRVEEFTELQHSILDKLGVSTKTDKKPATKKPAAKKPAAKPAATKPAAAKKPTAKTSAAKKPTTKKPAAKKPATKASTATKTAAKATVAKKPAAKKPAAKKPAAKKPAASKAPAAKKPAASKAPAAKKPAAKKPAAKASTTKKPATNKPATAAPAAPAAPAATQNTTTSTSSDAPSQTSSN; encoded by the coding sequence ATGGCAAAAAACGATAAGTTGGGAATTGATAAGATCATCAATCGCATCAATGAGGAGTTTGAAAAGTCTAGCTCTCAATTTGATAAGCTTGTGACCGAGGCCCAAAAACAATTTGATACACTGCAAAATCAGATTCAAGACCCTATCAAGAAGCTAATGGATGAGATGGAAAAAGTTCGAGAGCGTGAGCTGAAGCGTTTTCAAACTGAGTTTGATCGCAGAGTAGAAGAGTTTACCGAACTTCAACATAGCATTTTAGACAAGCTAGGCGTAAGCACTAAGACAGATAAAAAACCGGCAACCAAGAAACCTGCCGCTAAAAAACCTGCAGCTAAGCCGGCAGCAACTAAACCAGCAGCAGCTAAAAAGCCAACGGCTAAAACGTCAGCAGCCAAGAAACCCACAACAAAAAAGCCTGCAGCAAAGAAGCCCGCTACCAAAGCATCAACGGCAACAAAAACCGCTGCTAAGGCAACCGTGGCTAAAAAACCCGCAGCGAAGAAGCCAGCGGCTAAAAAACCCGCAGCAAAGAAACCCGCTGCTTCTAAAGCCCCTGCAGCAAAGAAACCAGCTGCTTCTAAAGCTCCCGCAGCGAAGAAACCAGCGGCAAAAAAACCTGCCGCCAAAGCCTCTACAACTAAAAAGCCAGCAACCAATAAACCCGCCACTGCAGCACCTGCAGCACCTGCAGCACCTGCTGCAACACAAAACACGACGACATCGACGTCTTCCGATGCACCCAGTCAAACAAGTAGTAACTAA
- a CDS encoding putative bifunctional diguanylate cyclase/phosphodiesterase, giving the protein MFKHPIKRFAAYVVLLICSAPLTSAVADITPSAVMATDNDSLAVKLIASAFIAVLFGLLCLILIRLNLKLQQNISQREETELSLTKLSSAVTNSGASIAITNTHGTIEYVNEKFCELTGYSQEYVLGRSIDILGLTRFPDGEEVPTWNMSCLRDNWKGDLLSHRKDGSQFWCATTISAVYDKYQSITSYIVSGIDITELKETNSAMEQLALFDVLTGLANRRLFIDRMGQSIAASQRRNTIAALLFLDLDQFKRINDTLGHDAGDELLLIVAERLKSCVRAQDTVARLGGDEFTILLNDINDVQSITHIANQILKDLKEPIMLGKHEVIISTSIGITLTPNDSQDVDSLMKNADLALYHAKERGRDGYYFFTEELNTKALKLLHIEQELRHALQMDEFSIVYQPQVCLKTGSISSIEALIRWNHPVRGEVAPDEFIAIAEETGLIVQIGEWVLKNACMQTQMLQQLTGQPIRVAVNLSSRQFSDPNLETIIEEVLVETGIDPTYLELEVTESMLMDDIDKVIQQLNRIKSAGITITIDDFGSGYSSLSYLKRLPVDILKVDREFVRDIPDDLNDMEITSAIIAIAHKLNLKVIAEGVENIDQRDFLVINKCDYAQGYYFSRPLTFEDLYSFFTAGQLKSA; this is encoded by the coding sequence GTGTTTAAACACCCAATCAAACGATTTGCTGCATATGTTGTACTATTGATATGTAGTGCGCCGTTGACCTCTGCAGTCGCCGACATTACCCCTAGCGCGGTTATGGCTACAGACAATGACTCACTAGCAGTTAAGCTAATTGCGTCTGCATTTATTGCGGTGTTATTTGGTTTACTATGCCTTATTCTAATACGCCTAAACTTGAAGCTTCAGCAAAACATTAGTCAGCGAGAGGAGACCGAACTATCACTGACTAAACTAAGTAGCGCAGTCACTAATAGCGGTGCATCAATTGCCATTACAAACACCCATGGCACAATCGAGTATGTCAATGAGAAATTCTGCGAGTTGACAGGCTATTCTCAGGAATATGTTTTAGGGCGCTCTATAGACATACTCGGGTTAACCCGCTTTCCCGATGGGGAAGAAGTACCCACCTGGAACATGAGCTGCCTTCGTGACAACTGGAAAGGTGACCTATTAAGTCACCGTAAAGATGGCTCTCAGTTTTGGTGTGCCACCACTATTTCTGCTGTTTACGACAAGTACCAGTCCATTACTAGCTATATAGTCTCAGGTATCGACATCACAGAGCTAAAAGAGACCAATAGCGCCATGGAACAGCTTGCCCTTTTTGATGTTTTAACCGGCTTGGCTAATCGACGTTTGTTTATCGACCGCATGGGACAATCAATTGCTGCCTCCCAACGAAGAAACACAATAGCGGCCCTGCTCTTCTTAGATTTAGACCAGTTTAAGCGGATCAACGACACACTTGGACATGACGCTGGTGATGAACTTTTGCTGATCGTAGCAGAGCGTCTAAAGTCATGTGTAAGGGCTCAAGACACGGTTGCGCGCTTGGGCGGTGATGAATTTACCATCCTGCTTAACGATATTAACGATGTTCAGTCGATTACTCATATCGCTAATCAGATACTAAAAGATCTTAAAGAGCCCATAATGCTAGGTAAGCATGAGGTCATAATATCTACCAGTATCGGCATTACACTTACGCCAAATGATAGCCAAGACGTAGACTCACTAATGAAAAATGCAGATCTAGCGTTATACCATGCAAAAGAGCGAGGGCGAGATGGCTATTACTTTTTCACCGAAGAGCTCAATACAAAGGCTCTTAAATTACTCCATATCGAACAAGAGTTAAGACACGCCCTACAGATGGATGAGTTTTCCATCGTATATCAGCCTCAGGTTTGTTTAAAAACTGGCTCGATATCAAGTATCGAAGCGCTGATACGCTGGAATCATCCAGTAAGAGGTGAAGTAGCACCAGACGAGTTTATAGCCATTGCAGAAGAGACAGGACTTATCGTTCAAATCGGCGAATGGGTATTAAAGAATGCCTGTATGCAGACCCAAATGCTACAACAGTTAACGGGTCAACCCATTCGAGTAGCCGTAAACCTTTCATCAAGACAGTTTTCAGACCCCAACTTAGAAACCATTATAGAGGAAGTTCTGGTTGAAACAGGTATCGATCCAACATACCTCGAGCTTGAAGTCACTGAAAGCATGCTGATGGACGATATAGATAAAGTTATTCAACAACTCAACCGAATCAAGTCCGCAGGTATCACTATTACCATCGATGACTTTGGCTCAGGCTACTCATCACTCAGTTATTTAAAGCGCCTACCCGTTGATATTCTCAAAGTTGACAGGGAATTTGTAAGGGATATACCAGACGACCTAAACGATATGGAAATTACATCCGCAATTATCGCAATCGCCCACAAACTAAATTTGAAAGTAATAGCAGAAGGGGTGGAGAATATCGATCAACGGGACTTTCTCGTTATAAACAAGTGTGATTACGCACAGGGCTATTATTTCAGTCGCCCTCTCACATTTGAAGACCTCTATAGCTTTTTTACTGCAGGGCAGCTTAAATCAGCATAA
- a CDS encoding SCO family protein, with product MKFKVIVIVLLFAIVGAGVWSGSKLFSNQETDPSRMKADFLRGGNFVMSSGGSKFELADLKGKVVLLYFGFTSCPDVCPTGLSVIKSAMTKLGERANDIQVLFISLDPGRDDESRLKAYLPFFDERIVGLSGTSGELAAATKLYGVYYKKVKSDSSSFGYTIDHSANYFVIDSEGQLVYVLDHSVDSDKLAETILKTH from the coding sequence ATGAAATTTAAGGTAATCGTTATCGTTCTTCTTTTCGCCATTGTTGGTGCTGGCGTTTGGAGTGGTTCAAAGCTGTTTAGTAACCAAGAAACTGACCCATCAAGAATGAAAGCTGACTTTCTCAGGGGCGGAAACTTTGTAATGAGTAGCGGTGGTTCAAAATTTGAGCTTGCTGACTTAAAAGGAAAGGTGGTGTTGTTGTATTTTGGATTTACATCTTGCCCTGATGTCTGTCCTACGGGGCTCTCTGTCATTAAATCTGCGATGACAAAGCTAGGTGAACGCGCAAATGATATTCAGGTGTTATTCATCTCTTTAGATCCAGGTCGTGATGATGAGAGTCGTTTAAAAGCCTATCTGCCGTTTTTTGATGAGAGAATTGTAGGTTTAAGTGGTACATCGGGTGAGCTTGCGGCTGCGACTAAGCTTTATGGTGTTTATTATAAAAAAGTTAAATCTGACTCATCTTCATTTGGTTATACGATAGACCATTCAGCTAACTACTTTGTTATTGATAGTGAAGGGCAGTTGGTTTACGTATTAGATCATAGCGTTGATAGTGATAAGCTTGCCGAGACCATCTTAAAAACACATTAG
- a CDS encoding PilZ domain-containing protein encodes MSDERRQKPRLPWIKFNSKVKVRRGIFSSEWIDIVPFDFSKYGMGIQTDEVFELKETVNLSISLEMEVGSVEIESISGIVRYREKHHSRFNYGIEFDYASKSVSKGGIKSDLEHIEQVLTKHEQMKDRLENM; translated from the coding sequence ATGTCAGATGAAAGACGTCAAAAACCTCGACTACCTTGGATAAAGTTTAATTCCAAAGTCAAAGTTCGAAGAGGGATATTCTCTAGCGAGTGGATAGATATCGTGCCATTCGATTTCAGTAAATACGGGATGGGCATTCAGACAGACGAAGTGTTTGAGCTGAAAGAAACTGTTAATTTGTCCATCTCTTTAGAGATGGAGGTCGGCTCTGTTGAAATCGAGTCTATTTCGGGCATTGTTCGGTACCGTGAAAAGCATCATAGCCGTTTTAATTACGGAATAGAGTTTGACTACGCCTCAAAGAGTGTTAGCAAGGGCGGTATAAAGAGTGACCTTGAGCATATAGAACAGGTATTAACAAAACATGAGCAGATGAAAGATCGTCTCGAGAATATGTAA
- a CDS encoding response regulator has product MAVGRHTHIILVEDNPDDELLTIREIKNSGFRGKITSFSDGEEAFRYLTMPKKLPTLIILDVKLPKLNGIEILRQIRAQKELVMTPVVMFSSCDEPGLVEEAYSIGANSYVIKEDHFLESTDQLTGLVHYWTKIHRPISTV; this is encoded by the coding sequence ATGGCTGTTGGCAGGCACACTCATATTATACTGGTAGAAGATAATCCCGACGATGAGCTTCTAACGATTAGAGAGATAAAAAACAGTGGATTTAGGGGTAAAATTACAAGTTTTTCAGATGGTGAAGAAGCATTTCGCTATCTAACCATGCCTAAAAAGCTCCCAACTCTTATCATTCTTGATGTTAAACTGCCAAAACTGAATGGCATTGAGATTCTAAGACAGATTCGCGCTCAAAAAGAGTTGGTGATGACGCCTGTTGTCATGTTCTCATCCTGTGACGAACCGGGCTTAGTCGAAGAGGCTTATTCTATAGGGGCAAATTCATACGTTATTAAGGAAGACCACTTCCTCGAGAGCACCGATCAATTAACAGGTCTGGTACACTACTGGACTAAAATACACAGACCCATTTCAACGGTCTAA
- a CDS encoding helix-turn-helix domain-containing protein encodes MSYTTQFPVIKKDFAARLRAAREKSSRKLSKMHVARLIEVDRNTIARWEDPEDKALPNDLIKFNKLCELLGVSPQYLMNGTKEWELTVAPEHREFIKLFYTRYRLNSDYLYFIKYSMILRDEVIEAQNILWQESRKQLKDIFDNDVRREKQLLAEEQRKRDAEDEAERKALTDTDATS; translated from the coding sequence ATGAGTTATACGACCCAGTTTCCTGTTATCAAAAAAGACTTTGCCGCGCGTTTAAGAGCCGCGCGAGAAAAGAGCAGTAGAAAACTATCTAAGATGCATGTTGCTCGTTTGATCGAGGTCGACCGGAATACGATTGCACGCTGGGAAGATCCCGAAGATAAAGCCCTGCCGAATGACCTCATTAAGTTTAATAAACTATGCGAATTGTTAGGTGTTTCTCCGCAGTACTTGATGAATGGTACTAAGGAGTGGGAATTAACCGTTGCGCCTGAACACCGAGAGTTTATCAAGCTATTCTATACCCGCTATCGGTTAAATTCTGACTATTTGTATTTTATCAAGTACTCTATGATTTTGAGAGACGAAGTAATCGAAGCTCAAAATATATTGTGGCAGGAGAGTCGCAAGCAACTTAAAGATATTTTTGATAACGATGTGCGGCGTGAAAAGCAGTTATTAGCAGAAGAGCAGAGAAAACGAGACGCGGAAGACGAAGCAGAAAGAAAAGCGTTGACTGACACAGATGCTACCAGTTAA
- a CDS encoding helix-turn-helix transcriptional regulator, with amino-acid sequence MKTFLRRLAILDYLRSSKVQKSTDDILNHLISSDYLDAAGKGGRSGDSVADSAAVRRTIQRDLNFLYGAKDVLNEEGDNDFGLEASRGTGKSLLWSLDPYSTLAYDFEKMPTYLALSFAMTQKHLSDIMPKNTLAEMERFFKNADTKLQKEASKVSPQQFGRLKESVEFYQRGQRLQAANYDIAVLDTIYRAILKSKQLTFSYRGKSYRVHPFGVVILLPKLYLVCKKHEDIEKPNEYRNFLIHKISDIDVATQASRVPESFNLKAYLDDGNMDVFIDPDDRAHYHLVLRFTIAESSNLIADLAENPISDDQQLKQINELQYELTAKVKRTIQLKNWIMGLGRVATIVSPSIIQQDILAELNALMSNYSDYETPL; translated from the coding sequence ATGAAAACCTTTTTACGCCGACTCGCTATTCTTGATTATTTGCGTTCATCTAAAGTTCAAAAATCAACCGATGATATCCTTAATCACCTGATCAGTAGCGACTACTTAGATGCAGCAGGTAAGGGTGGTCGCAGTGGTGACTCGGTGGCAGATAGCGCTGCCGTGCGCAGAACCATCCAGCGAGATCTAAACTTTCTCTATGGCGCCAAAGATGTATTGAACGAGGAAGGGGATAATGATTTTGGCCTCGAAGCTTCAAGGGGAACAGGTAAAAGCCTGCTTTGGTCGTTAGACCCTTATTCTACATTGGCATATGATTTTGAAAAAATGCCGACTTATCTAGCACTCTCGTTTGCGATGACCCAGAAGCATCTGTCGGATATTATGCCGAAAAACACCTTGGCTGAGATGGAGCGTTTTTTTAAGAATGCAGATACTAAGCTGCAAAAAGAAGCCTCAAAAGTGTCACCTCAACAGTTTGGGCGGCTTAAAGAGTCTGTAGAGTTCTATCAGCGAGGTCAGCGGCTTCAAGCTGCCAACTATGATATTGCAGTGCTTGATACCATATATAGAGCGATTCTAAAGAGTAAGCAATTAACGTTTAGTTATCGAGGTAAGTCTTATCGAGTTCACCCCTTTGGCGTTGTTATTCTTCTACCAAAGCTCTATTTGGTGTGCAAAAAACACGAAGATATCGAAAAGCCCAATGAATATAGAAATTTCTTAATCCATAAAATTAGTGATATTGATGTAGCAACCCAGGCATCAAGGGTACCTGAAAGTTTTAATCTAAAAGCATATTTAGACGATGGCAATATGGATGTGTTTATTGATCCAGATGATCGAGCACACTACCACCTTGTATTGCGTTTCACGATTGCAGAATCAAGCAATCTTATAGCCGATCTAGCAGAAAACCCGATAAGTGATGATCAACAGTTAAAACAAATCAACGAGTTACAATATGAATTAACGGCGAAGGTAAAACGAACGATACAACTTAAAAACTGGATAATGGGGTTGGGTCGAGTGGCGACCATTGTTTCGCCTAGCATCATACAGCAAGACATCCTAGCTGAACTGAATGCCTTAATGTCAAACTATAGTGATTACGAAACACCACTATAG
- a CDS encoding NmrA family NAD(P)-binding protein, with product MQRILITGATGNIGKHVVSGLKALGKEVRIGQRNRSDDPEATFLDLSDPSSYDNALLGISRLFLLRPPAISNTSKTLNVLIDKAYSQGIEHIVFVSVSGAESNSLVPHHAVEQKLIKSGRSYTILRPGFFSQNLESAYRMDILNDSCLYLPSGRGQINFIDTRDIAAVAVQALVNPEVHARRAYTLAGKDALTFYDVANLLSLELNRQIKYREASAFSYFIHLLRQGDPIMKAFIQTILHVGIRSGQANIISSTASELLARETITMGEYVHENREKWLC from the coding sequence ATGCAGCGAATACTTATTACTGGTGCTACAGGGAATATAGGAAAACACGTAGTATCCGGGCTTAAAGCGCTTGGAAAAGAGGTCCGAATTGGTCAACGAAATCGTTCAGATGACCCTGAAGCAACCTTTTTAGACCTCTCTGACCCTTCTAGCTACGATAATGCTCTATTAGGAATCAGTCGCTTATTTCTTCTGCGTCCTCCTGCGATATCCAACACCAGTAAAACACTTAATGTGTTGATCGATAAAGCGTATAGCCAAGGTATCGAGCATATCGTATTTGTATCTGTTTCAGGCGCTGAGTCTAACTCCTTAGTGCCTCATCACGCTGTTGAGCAGAAGCTTATCAAATCGGGGCGCTCTTATACGATCTTGCGGCCAGGTTTCTTCTCTCAGAACTTAGAATCAGCCTATAGGATGGATATTCTAAACGATTCCTGTCTCTATCTTCCGTCTGGCCGCGGACAAATTAACTTTATTGATACTCGTGATATCGCAGCGGTAGCTGTTCAAGCGTTAGTTAACCCTGAAGTACACGCTCGAAGGGCATATACTCTAGCTGGAAAAGATGCGTTAACTTTCTATGATGTTGCGAACCTACTATCATTAGAGCTCAACCGCCAAATCAAATATCGTGAAGCTTCCGCCTTTAGTTATTTTATTCATCTTCTGAGGCAAGGCGACCCTATTATGAAGGCGTTTATTCAAACAATCCTTCATGTTGGAATACGGTCGGGTCAAGCCAATATTATTAGCTCAACGGCTTCTGAATTATTGGCAAGAGAAACTATTACAATGGGCGAATATGTTCATGAGAATCGAGAAAAATGGCTTTGCTAA
- the recD gene encoding exodeoxyribonuclease V subunit alpha — MHNRYVEFAATYSGVREVDFFLAKSLASVLDRQNDELFFFSVVACSQALREGHSCLQLTEWAETTQWEKIEQESERSGGYQFPSFSDWDQHLTALSVTPAAGHPIVYEAGRLYLRRYWQFEDEVAQAIRKFSHEVPFDQSRALQALTMLFGDQSASDRSEIDWQKTSVANALGKQFSIITGGPGTGKTTTVTKLLVALCEVFDEPFNIKMVAPTGKAAQRLTESISNAKSALQADYQISEKVLDSVPDEAMTIHRLLGVIPRHHQFRFNESNLLTLDILLVDEASMVDLPLMARLFRALPEHARVILLGDSNQLPSVAAGSVLADIAPDPHPGYSASNANLLNALTGYGLPLSNETPVDHLTKLVKSYRFKDDGGIGQLAKTIINGDVKASWNLLKDEAQEVHLSEHGDFNRWLHQLVESHYLSINRCGDVQQALEAFSAFRILAATRSGDHGVEVINSEIDRMIKRHLGVAINTMFYHGCPIMITENSYESGLFNGDIGIIWRHEDRLQAAFPGSDGQIRWLNLSRLPSFELVYAMTIHKTQGSEFTRIAIVLPEYHSRILSRELIYTGVTRAKRQLEVYCTKQVWGKSLAKRVSRNSGLFDKLYREKPQIDLFDF; from the coding sequence ATGCATAATCGTTATGTAGAGTTTGCTGCAACCTATTCAGGCGTTAGAGAGGTCGATTTCTTCTTAGCAAAGTCTCTTGCTTCTGTGTTAGATCGTCAAAATGATGAACTCTTTTTCTTTTCAGTGGTGGCGTGCAGCCAAGCACTGCGAGAGGGGCATAGTTGCTTGCAGCTAACGGAGTGGGCTGAAACAACCCAGTGGGAGAAGATAGAGCAAGAGAGCGAACGCTCGGGTGGATATCAGTTCCCTAGTTTTTCAGATTGGGATCAACACTTAACTGCGTTATCAGTTACACCTGCGGCGGGTCACCCGATTGTGTACGAAGCAGGGCGTTTATATTTACGTCGCTACTGGCAATTTGAAGACGAGGTGGCTCAAGCGATCAGAAAATTCAGCCATGAAGTGCCTTTTGATCAAAGCAGAGCATTGCAGGCGCTTACGATGTTGTTTGGCGATCAGTCAGCAAGTGACAGAAGTGAGATTGATTGGCAAAAAACCAGCGTTGCGAATGCTCTAGGTAAGCAATTTAGTATCATAACGGGAGGGCCAGGTACCGGTAAAACAACCACTGTAACGAAGCTATTGGTGGCACTGTGTGAGGTATTTGATGAGCCGTTTAACATTAAAATGGTCGCGCCAACCGGTAAGGCCGCGCAACGTTTAACTGAATCTATCAGCAATGCGAAATCTGCACTACAGGCAGATTATCAAATATCTGAAAAGGTCTTAGACTCTGTACCTGATGAGGCGATGACGATACACCGTTTGCTCGGGGTTATCCCGCGTCACCATCAGTTTCGTTTTAACGAGTCAAATCTATTAACCTTAGATATCTTGTTGGTCGATGAAGCCTCCATGGTTGATTTGCCGTTAATGGCGCGTCTGTTTAGAGCGTTGCCAGAACACGCTCGGGTCATTCTGTTAGGTGACTCTAACCAATTGCCGTCTGTTGCCGCAGGGAGTGTGTTAGCCGATATCGCGCCTGACCCACACCCAGGTTATAGTGCGTCAAACGCGAACCTGCTGAATGCATTAACTGGCTACGGATTACCTTTATCAAATGAAACACCCGTCGATCATCTCACTAAGCTTGTTAAAAGTTATCGATTTAAAGATGATGGTGGTATTGGCCAGCTTGCAAAAACCATTATCAACGGTGACGTAAAGGCTAGCTGGAATCTGCTAAAAGATGAAGCCCAAGAGGTCCATCTAAGCGAACATGGAGATTTCAATCGTTGGCTGCATCAACTGGTAGAGTCGCACTACCTGAGCATTAATCGCTGTGGAGATGTACAGCAGGCACTAGAAGCCTTTTCGGCCTTCCGGATTTTGGCCGCTACCCGATCAGGCGATCATGGGGTGGAGGTTATTAATAGCGAAATCGACCGCATGATCAAACGGCATCTCGGTGTTGCTATCAATACAATGTTCTATCATGGTTGTCCTATCATGATAACGGAGAACAGTTATGAGTCAGGCTTGTTTAATGGTGATATCGGTATTATCTGGCGTCACGAAGATCGACTACAAGCGGCTTTTCCTGGCAGTGATGGACAGATACGATGGTTGAATTTAAGCCGACTACCGTCATTTGAACTCGTCTACGCCATGACGATACATAAAACCCAAGGGTCAGAGTTTACCCGTATCGCAATTGTGCTTCCTGAGTATCACTCTCGAATCCTTAGTAGAGAGCTAATCTATACCGGCGTAACCAGAGCCAAGAGACAGCTAGAGGTTTATTGCACTAAGCAGGTGTGGGGTAAAAGCCTTGCCAAACGGGTTAGTCGAAATTCAGGGTTGTTTGATAAGCTATATCGAGAGAAACCGCAAATTGATCTGTTTGACTTTTAG